One Syngnathus acus chromosome 13, fSynAcu1.2, whole genome shotgun sequence genomic window carries:
- the rhoub gene encoding ras homolog family member Ub → MSPHSSSMEYPPTMAPPVPPHKVQSGRPGQPHERLLKCVLLGDGAVGKTSLVVSYTTNGYPTKYVPTAFDDFSAVVQVDGSPVRLQLCDTAGQDEFDKLRHFCYSRTDALLLCFSVVSPASFQNVWEKWVPEIGRRCPLTPVLLVGTQCDLRQDVKVLIELARRKERPVAEEDARALAEKIGALTYVECSALTQKNLKEVFDAAIAAGLRNCERRLRRERKVRSTADKMKMLSKSWWKKYVCVQ, encoded by the exons ATGTCCCCTCATTCCTCCTCCATGGAATACCCTCCGACCATGGCTCCACCGGTGCCGCCGCACAAAGTCCAAAGTGGCCGGCCGGGGCAGCCTCACGAGCGGCTACTCAAGTGCGTCCTGCTCGGGGACGGAGCGGTGGGAAAGACCAGCCTGGTTGTCAGCTACACCACCAACGGATACCCCACCAAATATGTGCCCACCGCCTTTGACGATTTTTCCG ctgTGGTTCAGGTGGACGGAAGCCCAGTTCGACTACAATTGTGCGACACTGCCGGACAG GACGAATTTGACAAGCTCCGTCACTTCTGCTACAGCCGCACCGACGCCTTGCTTCTGTGCTTCAGTGTGGTCAGCCCGGCGTCTTTCCAGAACGTCTGGGAGAAATGGGTCCCGGAGATCGGTCGGCGCTGCCCGCTCACGCCCGTCCTCCTAGTGGGCACGCAGTGCGACTTACGACAGGACGTCAAGGTGCTCATCGAGCTAGCCCGGCGAAAAGAAAGACCCGTGGCCGAGGAGGACGCCCGCGCGCTGGCCGAAAAGATCGGCGCCCTCACCTACGTGGAGTGCTCGGCGCTCACGCAGAAGAACCTCAAGGAAGTGTTTGACGCCGCCATCGCCGCCGGGTTGCGCAATTGCGAACGGAGGCTGCGGCGGGAGAGGAAGGTTCGCAGCACGGCTGATAAGATGAAGATGCTTTCCAAGTCGTGGTGGAAGAAGTACGTGTGCGTCCAATAG
- the rtn2a gene encoding reticulon-2a isoform X2 — MANKVMDLIYWKDTERTGIILTALVVGLLCLFQLSIITVVSTVSLAVVCVTMSVRIYYNILHALKWGDGEHPFKSYLEMDISLSGEQAQLYMQKVIVMTLQAVDSLKRLFFVSCLFESLKLLVLLYLVTYLGDLCNGLTLLIIGVIGLFSLPLFYRRHQEKVDGFIGKIQAMVDNVKDFFRRLAHSGALPPNLPPGDDAKEKIQ, encoded by the exons TCATGGACCTGATCTACTGGAAGGACACGGAGCGAACGGGAATAATCCTGACGGCCCTGGTGGTGGGTCTCCTGTGCCTGTTCCAGCTCAGCATCATCACTGTGGTCTCCACGGTGTCTCTCGCCGTCGTCTGCGTCACCATGTCAGTGCGCATCTACTACAATATCCTCCATGCCCTCAAATGGGGCGACGGAGAACACCCTTTCAA GTCATACTTGGAGATGGACATCAGTTTGAGTGGAGAGCAGGCTCAGTTGTACATGCAGAAAGTCATTGTCATGACTCTGCAAGCTGTGGATAGTTTGAAAAGACTCTTCTTCGTCAGCTGCCTCTTTGAATCCCTCAAG TTGCTGGTCCTGCTCTACCTTGTTACATACCTGGGAGATTTGTGCAATGGCCTCACCCTCCTCATCATCG GTGTGATTGGACTCTTTTCTTTGCCACTTTTCTACCGTCGGCATCAG GAGAAAGTAGACGGCTTCATTGGAAAGATCCAAGCAATGGTTGACAATGTTAAGGACTT CTTTCGAAGATTGGCTCACAGCGGGGCTCTCCCGCCCAACCTGCCCCCTGGTGATGATGCCAAAGAAAAAATCCAATAA